The Clostridium sp. DL-VIII DNA window ACTGTAAGTAATGCAAGTATTATACTTGAAATCATCATTACTGGTCTAAACTTACCACTCTTACTAGCTTTTCTACCATCTATTAATGAGCCAGCTAATGGATCCATAAATGCATCAAATATCTTTGTAAATGCAAATATACCTCCAACTGCTCCCGCACTTATTCCACATGTATCAATAAAGAATTTTGTAAGGTATGATTGCCCTAAGTCGAACATAAAACCATTACCAAAATCTCCAAATCCATATGATATTTTTTCTCTTAAACTTAATTTAACATTTTTATTATCAGTTTTTGCATTGTTTAATTCGTTGTTATTAAGCGAATTTTCCATATTATATACATCCTCCGTATATTTAAATTTTATTTATCATATCTTATTAAATTGTAAAATTCTATAGGTTATCTTTTATTTTATTAATTAATTTTTGATATTCCTCATCACTTAACAGTACTTTTTGTGGATTCATCTCAAAAGTTTTCCCCCAAGATGGACCACCTTCATATTTTGGTACTATATGAAGATGTAGATGTTTCATTGTATCAGCAAAAGCTCCATAATTAACTTTATCCGGCTTAAAAGCTTTATGAATCGCTTTTGCAACCTTACGTGCATCATTTATGAACAATGCTGCTTCATCTTCAGTTAAGTCTGTAATTTCACTTTTATGTTCTTTAAAAACTACATTACATCTTCCTTTATAAGTTTGTTCCTTGAATAAGTATACTGTTGATACTTCTAAATCACAAATTTTTATCATTAGTGCATCAAGATCACTGTTTTTTGAACAGTAAAAACAATTTGAATCAAAGCTCATTATTTTCCCCTCCTTTATAGTAATATATTTATATTAAAGAGCCATTTTAATAGCTTCTTTAATTCCTAATTTTTCAATAGCCTCTAAGTATTTAGTCACTTCATCATTTAAACCATATATCTGGTTTAAATCACTTCCCCAATTCTTTTCGTATCCCAAGATTGAAGTGGTAATATTTCTTATTCCTTCACTTGTTCCATCATAATTAGTCCATAAATTTTTATATAATTCTAATACTTCTTCATCATCTGAAAGTTCAATATCTTCTTCTTCTCTTTTTCCCTTATAAAATGCAATTAGTGCAGCAAGAGAAAATACTAATTTTTTAGGAAGCCTCTCTTTTCTATCTAAATATTCAGTTAAGCTTGGTAAATTTCTAGTTTTAAATTTTGACATTGAATTTAATGATATACTCATTAAATAATGTTTTACATATGGATTTTGAAATCTTTCAATTATTGCGTCCGCAAACTCTACTAATTCATCATGCGGCAAATCTAATGTTTCTACTATTTCTTCATAAATTAAACCTTTTATATATTTTCCTATTATTTCATGATCCACTGATTCTCCTACTGTATCTAAGCCATAAAGATATGATACAGGTACCATTGCTGTATGAGGACCATTTAGTATTCTTACTTTACTTTTTCTATATGGTGTCATATCATTTACTAGTTTTATATTAAGCCCAGCTTTCTCAAAAGGTAGTTCATCCTTTAAAAATTGCGGTCCTTCAATTATCCACGAATGATACATTTCACCAACATCAACTAATTTGTCTTCATATCCTAATTCTTTTGTTATCTCATCTATTGTATCCATTGGATATCCTGGTACTATTCTATCCACTAGACTGCAACAAAATGTATTTGAATTATTAATCCAATTAACAAATTCTTTTTCTAAATTCCAAATTTCAGCGTATTTCAATACTATTTCTTTAAGCTTTTCACCATTTCTATCTATTAGTTCACATGGTATTATTATTAAACCTTTACAGTTGTCACCATCAAATACTTTAAATCTATGATATAAAAATGCTGCTAATTTACCTGGAAAGCTTTTTTGACATCCGCCTTCAAGTTTATCGGTTTCATCAAAGGCAATTCCTGCTTCAGTAGTATTTGATACTACAAATTTCAGTTCTGGATTCTCACCAACTTTTAGGTATTCATCATAATCCTTATAAGGATTAATTCCTCTACTTATGGAATTTACTACTTTATGCTTTTTTAAAGCTTTCCCATTTTGAATACCTTGAAGGTATACAGTATATAAGCAATCTTGTTCAATTAACTTATGAATCTTCCCATGTTCTCTTGGCTGAACTACTACTACACTTCCATTAAAACCAGCTTCATCATTCATCTTATCTATCTGCCAGTCCACAAAAGCTCTTAAAAAATTCCCCTCCCCAAATTGCAATACTTTTTCAGGATAAGTTTTGAAATTTTTATATATTTCCCTGTTTAACCTCATTAGTAAATCCCCCTGAGTGTCTATTAATACATATTTTTCTACGACTAAAATTAGATTAATGCATTTTAAGATAAAACTATCAAAGCATATTAACAAATTAGTATCTAAGTTACTAAATAGCTTTGATAGTTCTATTTTACTTAGTAAACTTACTACATATTAAAGTATTTTTCAGCATTATTGTAACTTATGTCTGCTACAATTTGTCCTAAATGTTCAATATCATCTGGTAATTCTCCATTTTCAACCCATTGTCCGATTACATTACAAAGGATTCTTCTGAAGTATTCATGTCTTGTATATGATAAGAAACTTCTTGAATCTGTTAACATTCCAACAAATGTACTTAACATTCCTAAGTTAGCTAAAGTTCTAAGTTGATCTTCCATACCTATTTTATGATCGTTGAACCACCATGCTGATCCAAATTGCATTTTACCTTTAATTCCATCTCCTTGGAAACATCCTATTAATGTTCCTATAGTTGAATTATCATTTGGATTTAAACTATATATTATTGTCTTTGGTAATGCTTTTTCAACATTTAATGAATCTAATAATCTTGATAATGGAATTGCAACCTCTGTATCATTTAGTGCGTCAAATCCTGTATCAGGTCCAAGTTTTTTGAACATTGTTGAGTTATTGTCTCTAACACAGTTCATATGCAATTGCATTGTCCATCCCAAATCATGATATAATTTTCCGAAGAATTTTAATACATATGCTCTAAGTTTATTTTCATCCTCAAAAGGCACTTGACCATTTTTTAATACATTTGCAAATATTTCTCTTACTTCTTCTATTGAAGCATTTCCTACTGGAACAAAATCTAATGCATTATCAGAAACTCTGCATCCAACTTCATGGAAGAATTCTACTCTCTTCTTTAAAGCTGCTAAATATTCATCAAAGTTTGTAATTTTTGTTCCTACAACTTCTTCTAATTTATTAAACCACTCTTTAAATGTTTCTTTATTGATTCCTAATGCCTTATCAGGTCTAAATGCTGGTAATACTTTCACGTCAAAGCTCTTATCTTCCTTAATTGCCAAATGATATTCTAATGAATCTATTGGATCATCTGTTGTACAAAGCATTTTAACATTTGACTTTTTAATAAGATCTCTTACTCTGAATCCATCCCCATTTAACATCTTATTTACCTTTTCCCAGATATCTGGTGCAGTTTTTTCATTTAAAACTTCATCTATACCAAAGAATCTTTTAAGTTCTAAGTGTGTCCAATGATAAAGTGGATTTCCGATTGCGTATGAGATTGTTTTCGCCCAAGCTAAGAACTTTTCGTAATCGCTTCCATCTCCTGTAATGTACTTTTCATCTATTCCAAAGGTTCTCATTTGTCTCCATTTATAATGATCACCATAAAGCCATACTTGAGTTATATTTTCAAATTTTTTATTATCTAAAATTTCTTTTGGATTGATATGGCAGTGATAATCAATGATTGGCATCTTTTCTGAATAATCATGATATAGCTTTTCTGCAGCGCCATTACTTAATAAAAAATTCTCATCCATAAATTTTTTCATAGTTAAATTCCTCTCCTTATTATGTTCACGTAAACAATTTAAATATCATTCAATTGTTAACGTGAACAGTACTTTAATATTATTATATTATGATTTTATTTAGAACGCAACACTTTTTTAGTTAACGTTAACATATTTTTTCTTCTTCTTCGTTTTTTTTGTAAGATTTTACACTAAAACTCTATTTATTGTATTCTGAAATCTATCTCTAACACTTATATTACCAATTCCAAAGTGTTTAAATATGATTACTATTCAAGAATACCATTTTCCCATTTGCCTTCTTGTAAATCTTGTGCTACTCTTCTATATTTATCATCTGGCAAGTTGTGTAATAAGCCAACTACAATAGCAGCTATAACTAATGCAACTGCTGGATATAATGTCATTGCACCCTTGATTCCAAGTAATGTTTCTGCACTTTGCTCAGCATTTGCAACATATCCTGTCATTCCTAACACACCAGCACTTACTAGTGCAGCTATAGATTGAGCAATTTTTCTTGAGAAATTAAAGGCAGCATATGTTACCCCTTCTTTTCTTATTCCAGTATGCCAATGACCATAATCGATAGCATCTGTTACGAACGCCCAAGTAACTCCATTTGGAATTGCTAATCCTACATATCCAATTGTAACAAGTATTGTAAATGTTGTAGGATTTGTTGGTATTATAAAGTTTAATCCATTAGCTATAATTCCAATTACGAAACCTATCATAGCTGTTTTCTTTTTACCAAATTTACTTACTAAAAATGGAATAGAGAATATACCAATTACTGAACATCCAATCATTATACCATTAACTTTTGGTTGAAGAGTAATATCACCTAAGTTATACTGAGCAAAGAAAATCATCATTTGATTATTTGTATTCATTGCTGAAATTGTGAATAATTGCATTATGATTAAACATAAAAGTGGTCTATTGGTAAATACAACTTTGAAATAATCTTTAGCAGTAGCTTTTTCCGATTTTCCTTCTCTATTAACTACAACATGTTCTTTAGTATTACTGAAGCAAATGAAAAATGATACAACTCCAATAACTGCCATTATTGCAGCTGCAACTGGATAACCGATTTTTTTATTAGGAAACATCATAAGTATTGGTACAAATGCCACACCAACAATCAATTGTGCTCCTAATGATCCTGCTTGCCTAAATGTAGCTAATTGGCTTCTTTCATCTATATCTCTTGTCATTACTGATGCTAATGATCCATAAGGAACGTTAGTGAATGAATATACAAGTCCCCATGCCATATATGTTGCATATCCATATATAATTTTAGCTGACATCGGAATCTCCGCCATTGTAAAAGTAACAACTGTAAGTATAGCTAGAATTATACTAGAAATCATCATTACTGGTCTAAACTTACCGCTTTTACCAGCTTTTCTACCATCTATTATTGAACCAGCTAGAGGATCCATGAATGCATCGAATATTTTTGTAATCGAGAATATTCCAGCAACTGCTCCCGCACTTATTCCACATGTATCAACAAAAAATTTTGTAAGATATGATTGGCCTAAATCGAACATAAAGCCATTACCAAAATCACCAAATCCATAAGATATTTTTTCTCTTAAACTTAGTTTAACATTACCTGCATCCGTATTCCGTACTTCAGCATTTTTTTTCAATTGTTCCATTATTATTCCTCCATAGTTATTTCAATTTGATTATTTCTTAATATAAATCAAATTTTATAAATTATTTTTTATCTTAGCTATTAAATCGCTATATTCCGCATCAGTTAACATAACTTTCTGTGGATTCATCTCAAAAGTTTTTCCCCAGGATGGGCCACCTTCATATTTAGGTACTATATGAAGATGCAAATGCTTCATAGTATCTGCAAATGCTCCATAATTAACCTTGTCCGGATTAAAAGCCTTATGAATTGCTTTTGCAACCTTTCGTGCATCATTTATGAATAACGCTGCCTCTTCTTCAGTTAAATCTGTAATTTCACTTTTATGTTCTTTAAAAACTACATTACATCTTCCTCTATACGTTTGTTCTTTGAATAAGTATACTGTCGATACCTCTAAATCACAAATCTTAATCATTAAATTGTCAAGATCTTGATTTTTAGAACAATAAAAACAACTCTGATCAAAACTCATTTTTCTTCCTCCTTAATAATAATTTATAATAAAAAAACAATC harbors:
- a CDS encoding HIT family protein; translated protein: MSFDQSCFYCSKNQDLDNLMIKICDLEVSTVYLFKEQTYRGRCNVVFKEHKSEITDLTEEEAALFINDARKVAKAIHKAFNPDKVNYGAFADTMKHLHLHIVPKYEGGPSWGKTFEMNPQKVMLTDAEYSDLIAKIKNNL
- a CDS encoding HIT family protein; protein product: MSFDSNCFYCSKNSDLDALMIKICDLEVSTVYLFKEQTYKGRCNVVFKEHKSEITDLTEDEAALFINDARKVAKAIHKAFKPDKVNYGAFADTMKHLHLHIVPKYEGGPSWGKTFEMNPQKVLLSDEEYQKLINKIKDNL
- the uxaC gene encoding glucuronate isomerase; the encoded protein is MKKFMDENFLLSNGAAEKLYHDYSEKMPIIDYHCHINPKEILDNKKFENITQVWLYGDHYKWRQMRTFGIDEKYITGDGSDYEKFLAWAKTISYAIGNPLYHWTHLELKRFFGIDEVLNEKTAPDIWEKVNKMLNGDGFRVRDLIKKSNVKMLCTTDDPIDSLEYHLAIKEDKSFDVKVLPAFRPDKALGINKETFKEWFNKLEEVVGTKITNFDEYLAALKKRVEFFHEVGCRVSDNALDFVPVGNASIEEVREIFANVLKNGQVPFEDENKLRAYVLKFFGKLYHDLGWTMQLHMNCVRDNNSTMFKKLGPDTGFDALNDTEVAIPLSRLLDSLNVEKALPKTIIYSLNPNDNSTIGTLIGCFQGDGIKGKMQFGSAWWFNDHKIGMEDQLRTLANLGMLSTFVGMLTDSRSFLSYTRHEYFRRILCNVIGQWVENGELPDDIEHLGQIVADISYNNAEKYFNM
- a CDS encoding tagaturonate reductase, yielding MRLNREIYKNFKTYPEKVLQFGEGNFLRAFVDWQIDKMNDEAGFNGSVVVVQPREHGKIHKLIEQDCLYTVYLQGIQNGKALKKHKVVNSISRGINPYKDYDEYLKVGENPELKFVVSNTTEAGIAFDETDKLEGGCQKSFPGKLAAFLYHRFKVFDGDNCKGLIIIPCELIDRNGEKLKEIVLKYAEIWNLEKEFVNWINNSNTFCCSLVDRIVPGYPMDTIDEITKELGYEDKLVDVGEMYHSWIIEGPQFLKDELPFEKAGLNIKLVNDMTPYRKSKVRILNGPHTAMVPVSYLYGLDTVGESVDHEIIGKYIKGLIYEEIVETLDLPHDELVEFADAIIERFQNPYVKHYLMSISLNSMSKFKTRNLPSLTEYLDRKERLPKKLVFSLAALIAFYKGKREEEDIELSDDEEVLELYKNLWTNYDGTSEGIRNITTSILGYEKNWGSDLNQIYGLNDEVTKYLEAIEKLGIKEAIKMAL
- a CDS encoding glycoside-pentoside-hexuronide (GPH):cation symporter; this encodes MEQLKKNAEVRNTDAGNVKLSLREKISYGFGDFGNGFMFDLGQSYLTKFFVDTCGISAGAVAGIFSITKIFDAFMDPLAGSIIDGRKAGKSGKFRPVMMISSIILAILTVVTFTMAEIPMSAKIIYGYATYMAWGLVYSFTNVPYGSLASVMTRDIDERSQLATFRQAGSLGAQLIVGVAFVPILMMFPNKKIGYPVAAAIMAVIGVVSFFICFSNTKEHVVVNREGKSEKATAKDYFKVVFTNRPLLCLIIMQLFTISAMNTNNQMMIFFAQYNLGDITLQPKVNGIMIGCSVIGIFSIPFLVSKFGKKKTAMIGFVIGIIANGLNFIIPTNPTTFTILVTIGYVGLAIPNGVTWAFVTDAIDYGHWHTGIRKEGVTYAAFNFSRKIAQSIAALVSAGVLGMTGYVANAEQSAETLLGIKGAMTLYPAVALVIAAIVVGLLHNLPDDKYRRVAQDLQEGKWENGILE